Proteins from one Thermobifida alba genomic window:
- a CDS encoding endonuclease/exonuclease/phosphatase family protein yields MVTIGVGVWLLLDILRVWLPSLITIFGQAGTTPPQAPGLFALGWFLTPLPVLFLRSLSARSKTAEQSARLPLDLWFAILLGAVRLALQAADGEQFQLYAASVGVFAGLTWLATIVVRTRRSLLRGVACGIALATLTHAALGTYAAVWRPGVLGWAVAAAQVLLFGWMLTRTPRLTRDDLDGQAADPVLCLLLPPALLIAGTVTASPARAEAAVGWPDGWAAALVAVAVAVAAVVAGASATPGRTPLLPGVALVASVAVALFATTVHEGVPGLLPPYAVVAQAVGAVALVACLVWADWPGARGRSPRATNAGLAVFCGNLVFLGGLFGYYAGYDLGYRADALLVAVALLIAVVATAHGRLKDRDSGSRVRRSVFYRWPGAVLATAAAVAAALLPQFVAVHAIPPPLYSIGRGNADELRVVSYNLRMGYGITGTYDIEGAVRTIQRADPDVVLLSEVDRGWFLNGGQDTLSVLAAALDMQAVFAPAADQVWGDAVLTRLPIVETVGHPLRSYGAPIGAQALSVVVQHGTTEIEVIATHLQPSAVESDTEPGKEPTMQAADLADIVIERAGQGRPIVVGGDFNFAPNGVAWREMERAGLYDALFRVRPSPTFPAEDPEQEIDHIFATGGLDRKQGAVLDAPYSDHLAVMAVLRVERPAVYGT; encoded by the coding sequence GTGGTGACGATCGGAGTCGGAGTCTGGCTTCTCCTCGACATCCTCCGGGTGTGGCTCCCGTCGCTGATCACGATCTTCGGCCAGGCCGGGACGACACCACCGCAGGCCCCCGGGCTCTTCGCGCTCGGCTGGTTCCTGACTCCCCTGCCGGTGTTGTTCCTGCGTTCCCTGTCCGCCAGGAGCAAGACGGCCGAACAGTCCGCCCGGCTTCCGCTGGACCTGTGGTTCGCGATCCTGCTGGGCGCGGTGCGACTGGCGCTCCAGGCCGCCGACGGAGAGCAGTTCCAGCTGTACGCGGCCTCCGTCGGAGTCTTCGCGGGACTGACCTGGCTGGCCACGATCGTCGTGCGGACGAGGCGCTCCCTGCTGCGCGGGGTCGCGTGCGGCATCGCCCTGGCCACTCTCACCCACGCCGCCCTCGGCACCTACGCGGCGGTGTGGCGTCCGGGAGTGCTCGGCTGGGCGGTCGCGGCCGCGCAGGTCCTGCTGTTCGGCTGGATGCTGACCAGGACACCCCGGCTCACCCGGGACGACCTCGACGGACAGGCCGCGGACCCGGTGCTGTGCCTCCTGCTGCCGCCCGCGCTGCTGATCGCCGGCACGGTCACGGCCTCGCCGGCCAGAGCCGAGGCGGCCGTCGGCTGGCCGGACGGCTGGGCCGCGGCGCTCGTCGCGGTCGCGGTGGCGGTGGCCGCCGTCGTCGCCGGAGCGTCCGCCACCCCCGGACGCACGCCGCTCCTTCCCGGAGTGGCACTGGTCGCCTCGGTCGCCGTCGCGCTCTTCGCCACCACGGTGCACGAGGGGGTGCCCGGGCTGCTGCCGCCCTACGCGGTCGTCGCCCAGGCGGTGGGGGCGGTCGCCCTCGTCGCCTGCCTGGTCTGGGCCGACTGGCCGGGAGCGCGGGGACGCTCCCCCCGGGCCACCAACGCCGGCCTGGCCGTGTTCTGCGGCAACCTCGTCTTCCTGGGGGGCCTCTTCGGCTACTACGCCGGCTACGACCTGGGCTACCGCGCCGACGCCCTGCTGGTGGCCGTGGCGCTGCTGATCGCCGTGGTGGCGACCGCGCACGGACGGCTCAAGGACCGCGACTCGGGCAGCCGGGTCCGCCGGTCCGTGTTCTACCGCTGGCCGGGAGCGGTGCTCGCGACGGCCGCGGCGGTCGCGGCCGCCCTCCTCCCGCAGTTCGTCGCGGTGCACGCGATCCCCCCGCCCCTCTACAGCATCGGCCGGGGCAACGCCGACGAACTGCGGGTGGTCTCCTACAACCTGCGCATGGGGTACGGCATCACCGGCACCTACGACATCGAGGGGGCGGTCAGGACCATCCAGCGGGCCGACCCCGACGTGGTCCTGCTCAGCGAGGTGGACCGGGGCTGGTTCCTCAACGGGGGACAGGACACCCTGAGCGTGCTGGCCGCGGCGCTCGACATGCAGGCCGTGTTCGCCCCCGCCGCCGACCAGGTCTGGGGCGACGCCGTACTGACCCGGCTGCCGATCGTGGAGACCGTCGGCCACCCGCTGCGCTCCTACGGCGCCCCGATCGGTGCGCAGGCACTGTCCGTGGTGGTCCAGCACGGCACCACCGAGATCGAGGTGATCGCCACCCATCTGCAACCGTCCGCCGTCGAGTCGGACACCGAGCCGGGCAAGGAGCCGACCATGCAGGCCGCGGACCTGGCCGACATCGTCATCGAACGCGCGGGGCAGGGACGCCCCATCGTCGTGGGCGGCGACTTCAACTTCGCGCCGAACGGCGTGGCCTGGCGGGAGATGGAACGCGCCGGACTCTACGACGCACTGTTCCGGGTGCGTCCCTCCCCCACCTTCCCGGCCGAGGACCCGGAGCAGGAGATCGACCACATCTTCGCCACCGGCGGCCTCGACCGGAAGCAGGGCGCGGTACTCGACGCCCCCTACTCGGACCACCTCGCCGTCATGGCCGTGCTGCGGGTGGAACGGCCCGCGGTGTACGGGACCTGA
- a CDS encoding SURF1 family protein — MLAFHALLLVVVPSFIALGFWQYGRAEDKAAAVEQQESNLAADPVPIDELTSVGGEVAREDRWRRVTVTGTYDAGRELLVRNRNGSGGVGMHVLTPLVTEDGTAVLVNRGWVAQPPTATARPEVPPAAEGKVTVVGRLQLSETPENTGIRPRDGLPEGQIMLIDVAAIAEDLPYDLYEGYVELVEETPAPAAAPEPVEVAEVDTGMNFSYAVQWWAFTVIAVGGWVFLIRRELQEAAQDASVPREESSAASGPVSRT, encoded by the coding sequence ATGTTGGCCTTCCACGCGCTGCTGCTCGTGGTGGTGCCCTCGTTCATCGCCCTGGGCTTCTGGCAGTACGGACGTGCCGAGGACAAAGCCGCGGCGGTCGAGCAGCAGGAGAGCAACCTCGCCGCGGACCCGGTGCCGATCGACGAGCTGACCTCGGTCGGCGGCGAGGTCGCCCGCGAGGACCGCTGGCGGCGGGTCACCGTCACGGGGACCTACGACGCGGGGCGGGAGCTCCTGGTGCGCAACCGGAACGGCTCCGGCGGGGTCGGCATGCACGTCCTCACCCCCCTGGTGACCGAGGACGGCACCGCGGTGCTGGTCAACCGGGGCTGGGTGGCACAGCCGCCCACCGCGACCGCGCGCCCCGAGGTGCCGCCCGCCGCAGAGGGGAAGGTCACGGTGGTCGGACGGCTGCAGCTCTCGGAGACCCCCGAGAACACCGGGATCCGCCCCCGGGACGGCCTCCCCGAAGGGCAGATCATGCTCATCGACGTGGCCGCCATCGCCGAGGACCTGCCCTACGACCTGTACGAGGGGTACGTGGAACTGGTCGAGGAGACCCCGGCGCCGGCGGCCGCGCCCGAACCGGTCGAGGTGGCCGAGGTCGACACGGGGATGAACTTCTCCTACGCGGTCCAGTGGTGGGCCTTCACCGTCATCGCGGTCGGCGGATGGGTCTTCCTGATCCGCCGCGAACTCCAGGAGGCGGCCCAGGACGCGTCCGTGCCGCGGGAGGAGTCGTCCGCCGCGTCCGGCCCCGTCTCCCGGACCTGA
- a CDS encoding class I SAM-dependent methyltransferase, protein MTDDLSTATVERIARRPADAGESARASRLWWERAADEYQDEHGEFLGDAEFVWGPEGLTERQARLLGAPAELVDRRVLEIGCGAGQCGRWLRDQGVAEVVGIDVSGRQLRHSRRIDEATGCALPVVQADAQRLPFADAAFDVVCSAYGAFPFIPDARAALAEAARVLRPGGRLAFSVSHPIRWCFPDDPGEEGLRARDSYFDRRPYVEEDGQGRALYVEAHHTIGDWVRAVTGAGLLLRDIVEPEWPEHHTRTWGGWSPLRGRILPGTAIFVADRP, encoded by the coding sequence ATGACCGACGACCTGAGCACCGCGACCGTCGAGCGGATCGCGCGTAGACCGGCCGACGCGGGGGAGAGCGCGCGGGCCAGCAGACTGTGGTGGGAGCGCGCGGCCGACGAGTACCAGGACGAGCACGGCGAGTTCCTCGGCGACGCCGAGTTCGTGTGGGGACCCGAGGGACTGACCGAGCGGCAGGCGCGGCTGCTGGGGGCCCCGGCGGAGCTGGTGGACCGGAGGGTCCTGGAGATCGGCTGCGGCGCCGGGCAGTGCGGCCGGTGGCTGCGCGACCAGGGGGTGGCCGAGGTGGTCGGGATCGACGTGTCCGGGCGCCAGCTCCGGCACTCGCGCCGCATCGACGAGGCCACCGGGTGCGCGCTGCCCGTCGTGCAGGCCGACGCCCAGCGGCTGCCGTTCGCCGACGCCGCGTTCGACGTGGTCTGCTCGGCCTACGGCGCCTTCCCGTTCATCCCGGACGCCCGCGCCGCGCTGGCGGAGGCCGCCCGGGTGCTGCGTCCGGGCGGGCGGCTGGCGTTCTCGGTCAGCCACCCGATCCGCTGGTGCTTCCCCGACGACCCGGGGGAGGAGGGGCTCCGGGCCCGTGACTCCTATTTCGACCGCCGCCCCTACGTGGAGGAGGACGGGCAGGGGCGCGCGCTGTACGTGGAGGCCCACCACACGATCGGCGACTGGGTGCGCGCCGTCACCGGGGCCGGGCTGCTGCTCCGCGACATCGTCGAACCCGAGTGGCCCGAACACCACACCCGGACGTGGGGCGGCTGGAGCCCGCTGCGGGGCCGCATCCTGCCGGGCACCGCGATCTTCGTCGCCGACCGCCCGTAG
- a CDS encoding pectate lyase family protein — protein MRRVVTLGVTLALPLTLVVPGSALARPHHHPGVSPKAERIAREVLAPNDGWAAHGTGTTGGSAADADQVHVVDSYAALRAALDGGRHNDTPKIVFLKGRIDANTDAQGNRLTCDDYADPEYDLDAYLAAYHPDVWGWDTEPSGPLEEARERSYQNQREQIVFEVGSNTTIIGLGDDAALVGAQMMVESVDNVIIRNISFETAQDCFPQWDPTDGAEGNWNSEFDGISVRRSTHVWIDHNEFSDGDVLDRDLPEYFGREFQVHDGLLDITHGSDLVTVSYNVLRDHDKTMLIGSTDSPTHDVGKLRVTLHHNRWENVLQRAPRVRYGQVHAYNNHYVVPATPEGEKTYQYSWGVGMESSLYAENNYFDIDPSVDFSQVVAYWKGTRMYETGSYANGRSRHHRTSFLEAYNAVHTPAIENRATWEPQLHGRIDPAQSVPAKVRTAGVGCLL, from the coding sequence ATGCGAAGAGTTGTCACCCTCGGCGTCACCCTCGCGCTGCCGCTCACGCTGGTCGTCCCGGGCAGCGCCCTGGCCCGTCCCCACCACCATCCCGGAGTGTCCCCCAAGGCCGAGCGGATCGCCCGCGAGGTGCTCGCCCCCAACGACGGCTGGGCCGCACACGGCACCGGCACCACCGGGGGCTCCGCGGCCGACGCCGACCAGGTCCACGTCGTCGACAGCTACGCCGCACTGCGTGCGGCGCTGGACGGCGGCCGCCACAACGACACCCCCAAGATCGTCTTCCTCAAGGGGCGGATCGACGCCAACACCGACGCCCAGGGCAACCGGCTCACCTGCGACGACTACGCCGACCCCGAATACGACCTGGACGCCTACCTGGCCGCCTACCACCCCGACGTCTGGGGGTGGGACACCGAGCCGTCCGGACCCCTGGAAGAGGCCCGGGAACGCTCCTACCAGAACCAGCGGGAACAGATCGTCTTCGAGGTCGGCTCCAATACCACCATCATCGGCCTCGGCGACGACGCCGCACTGGTCGGCGCGCAGATGATGGTGGAGAGCGTCGACAACGTCATCATCCGCAACATCTCCTTCGAGACCGCCCAGGACTGCTTCCCCCAGTGGGACCCCACGGACGGCGCCGAGGGCAACTGGAACTCCGAGTTCGACGGGATCTCGGTGCGCCGCTCCACGCACGTGTGGATCGACCACAACGAGTTCAGCGACGGCGACGTGCTCGACCGCGACCTGCCCGAGTACTTCGGCCGCGAGTTCCAGGTCCACGACGGCCTGCTGGACATCACCCACGGCTCCGACCTGGTCACCGTCTCCTACAACGTGCTGCGCGACCACGACAAGACCATGCTGATCGGCAGCACCGACTCACCCACCCACGACGTCGGCAAGCTGCGGGTCACCCTGCACCACAACCGCTGGGAGAACGTGCTGCAGCGCGCCCCCCGCGTCCGCTACGGGCAGGTGCACGCCTACAACAACCACTACGTGGTCCCCGCCACGCCTGAGGGGGAGAAGACCTACCAGTACTCCTGGGGCGTGGGGATGGAGTCGTCGCTGTACGCGGAGAACAACTACTTCGACATCGACCCGTCCGTCGACTTCTCCCAGGTCGTCGCCTACTGGAAGGGCACGCGGATGTACGAGACGGGAAGCTACGCCAACGGCCGCTCCCGGCACCACCGGACCAGCTTCCTGGAGGCGTACAACGCGGTGCACACCCCGGCCATCGAGAACCGGGCGACCTGGGAGCCCCAGCTCCACGGCCGGATCGACCCGGCCCAGTCGGTGCCGGCGAAGGTGCGCACG